One uncultured Pseudodesulfovibrio sp. genomic window carries:
- a CDS encoding nickel-dependent hydrogenase large subunit — MATTVIPFGPQHPVLPEPVHLTLKVEDEIVKEAIPALGYVHRGLEKLADIRDFHQMINVCERVCGICSMIHGTCYSETVEELMGIEVTDRAKMLRVIWSELHRTHSHLLWLGLFADAFGFESLFMQFWKIRERIMDINEATTGSRVIVSVNVIGGVRVDLSPDQIRWILSEIEIVEKEVKALQETIMNDYTVKSRTVGVGVMTKAQAWELGAAGPTLRGSGVAQDMRQLGYGGYSLLDFEPVVETAGDCWARSTVRFREVLQSIDLVRQAIAKLPEGELAVKVKGNPPEGEAYRRVEQPRGECVYYIRGNGTKHLDRLRIRTPTFANIPPLLAMLPECELADVPVIVLSIDPCISCTER, encoded by the coding sequence ATGGCTACTACCGTAATACCTTTCGGCCCGCAGCATCCCGTCCTGCCCGAACCGGTCCACTTGACCCTCAAGGTCGAGGACGAGATCGTCAAGGAGGCCATCCCGGCTCTGGGCTACGTCCACCGCGGCCTGGAAAAGCTGGCCGACATCCGCGACTTCCATCAGATGATCAACGTCTGTGAGCGTGTCTGCGGCATCTGCTCCATGATCCACGGCACCTGCTACTCCGAGACCGTCGAGGAGCTGATGGGCATCGAGGTCACCGACCGCGCCAAGATGTTGCGCGTCATCTGGAGCGAGCTGCACCGTACCCACTCCCACCTGCTGTGGCTGGGGCTGTTCGCCGACGCATTCGGCTTCGAGTCCCTGTTCATGCAGTTCTGGAAGATCCGCGAGCGCATCATGGACATCAACGAGGCTACCACCGGCAGCCGCGTCATCGTGTCCGTCAACGTCATCGGCGGCGTGCGCGTCGACCTCTCCCCGGACCAGATCCGCTGGATCCTGTCCGAGATCGAGATCGTCGAGAAAGAGGTCAAGGCGCTGCAGGAAACCATCATGAACGACTACACGGTCAAGTCCCGTACCGTGGGCGTCGGCGTGATGACCAAGGCCCAGGCCTGGGAACTCGGCGCTGCCGGCCCGACCCTGCGCGGTTCCGGCGTGGCTCAGGACATGCGTCAGCTCGGCTACGGCGGCTACTCGCTCCTGGACTTCGAACCCGTGGTCGAGACTGCGGGCGACTGCTGGGCGCGCTCCACGGTTCGCTTCCGCGAAGTGCTCCAGTCCATCGATCTGGTCCGCCAGGCCATCGCCAAGCTGCCCGAAGGCGAGCTTGCCGTGAAGGTCAAGGGCAACCCGCCCGAGGGCGAGGCCTACCGCCGGGTGGAACAGCCGCGCGGCGAGTGCGTCTACTACATCCGCGGCAACGGCACCAAACACCTCGACCGGCTGCGCATCCGCACCCCCACGTTCGCCAACATCCCGCCTCTTCTGGCCATGCTGCCGGAATGCGAGCTGGCCGACGTGCCGGTCATCGTGCTGTCCATCGACCCGTGCATCAGCTGCACCGAACGCTAG
- a CDS encoding NADH-quinone oxidoreductase subunit C, whose translation MQGKVIDVTLDNIVGEVMNMKNDGQRLVTYTAYQDGDKLGILYHFDKDLETTHLRLVADMDKPIPSVSGVYFAALLVENEIRDQWNVEFDGLVLDFNRTLYLDPEVTQVPLVSNVKIEPKK comes from the coding sequence ATGCAAGGTAAAGTTATCGACGTGACCCTCGACAACATTGTCGGCGAGGTCATGAATATGAAGAACGATGGTCAGAGGCTGGTCACGTACACCGCCTATCAGGATGGTGACAAGCTGGGCATCCTCTACCACTTCGACAAGGATCTGGAGACCACCCACCTGCGGCTTGTGGCCGACATGGACAAGCCCATTCCGAGCGTGTCCGGCGTCTACTTCGCCGCACTGCTGGTGGAAAACGAAATCCGCGACCAGTGGAACGTCGAGTTCGACGGCCTGGTCCTCGACTTCAACCGTACGCTCTATCTTGACCCCGAGGTCACCCAGGTTCCCCTGGTGTCCAACGTCAAGATCGAGCCCAAGAAATAG
- a CDS encoding NADH-quinone oxidoreductase subunit B family protein has protein sequence MFGSFIKKSRAKSPWIMHFDCGSCNGCDIEVLACLTPLYDVERFGIINVGNPKHADVLLVTGTVNHRNKKVLKNIYDQMPEPKAVIAIGACGNTGGIFREAYNVVGGVDKVIPVDVYVPGCPAKPEAIIDGVVAGLAKFAQKVEEAK, from the coding sequence ATGTTTGGATCATTCATCAAGAAATCTCGCGCCAAGTCACCGTGGATCATGCACTTCGACTGCGGGAGCTGTAACGGCTGCGATATCGAGGTCCTGGCCTGCCTGACCCCCCTCTACGACGTAGAGCGGTTCGGCATCATCAACGTCGGCAACCCCAAGCACGCCGACGTGCTGCTGGTCACCGGCACGGTCAACCACCGGAACAAGAAGGTGCTCAAGAACATCTATGATCAGATGCCCGAGCCCAAGGCCGTCATCGCCATCGGCGCGTGCGGCAACACCGGCGGTATCTTCCGCGAGGCCTACAACGTCGTGGGCGGCGTGGACAAGGTCATTCCCGTGGACGTCTATGTCCCCGGTTGTCCGGCCAAGCCCGAGGCCATCATCGACGGCGTCGTGGCGGGACTGGCCAAGTTCGCCCAGAAAGTCGAAGAAGCCAAGTAG
- a CDS encoding phosphatase PAP2 family protein gives MRTTLRRTGWIALAVVALIAVCYLFVDRPVAEAALTLRDTAWHTVAKALSQTANHLFFNVLVAAGLIIGSVDGLINGLTNRSRSLLYLCLTVASAMLIGDVFKEFFGRARPPLLFTKDVYGFFPLTGGDMHSSFPSGHTLRIFSSMTALGLILPRLRVPVLTLAGVVGVSRVLALRHYPSDVLFGAFIGVTVALWGWSLLHPDNSRS, from the coding sequence ATGCGCACCACCTTGCGCCGTACCGGATGGATAGCCCTGGCCGTCGTGGCGCTCATCGCCGTCTGTTACCTGTTCGTGGACAGGCCGGTGGCCGAAGCCGCACTGACCCTGCGCGACACGGCCTGGCATACGGTGGCCAAGGCACTGTCACAGACGGCCAATCACCTGTTCTTCAACGTGCTGGTGGCCGCCGGATTGATCATCGGGAGTGTGGACGGCCTTATCAACGGCCTGACGAACCGTTCGCGCAGCCTGCTCTATTTGTGCCTGACCGTGGCCTCCGCCATGCTTATCGGGGACGTGTTCAAGGAGTTCTTCGGCCGGGCCAGGCCGCCGCTGCTCTTCACCAAGGACGTGTACGGCTTCTTCCCCCTGACCGGTGGCGACATGCACTCCTCCTTCCCCTCCGGCCACACCCTGCGCATCTTTTCGTCCATGACCGCGCTGGGGCTAATCCTGCCCAGGTTGCGGGTCCCTGTCCTGACCCTGGCGGGGGTGGTCGGCGTCAGCCGGGTTCTGGCCCTTCGCCACTATCCCTCGGATGTGCTTTTCGGCGCCTTCATCGGCGTAACCGTCGCTCTGTGGGGCTGGTCCCTGCTCCACCCCGACAACAGCCGTTCATAG
- a CDS encoding phosphoadenosine phosphosulfate reductase family protein has protein sequence MMPTLEEKILHTESLLSDLLEQSLQSEGPGRVRVAWTGGKDSTVALFIWKMLVEHAGAGPARAISLDTGCKFPEVMAFRDRMAAEWNVDLLIARPEVPLDGYPLAVDPLRCCRELKVEPLKKALRATGATYLVSGIRRDEHPDRAERSEFEPRTDPDHIMVNPLLEWTETDIWAFHARFGLPHCTLYDQGYRSLGCRPCTTLPNGQGGERSGRSREKELIMSALTGLGYF, from the coding sequence ATGATGCCGACACTCGAAGAAAAAATTCTGCACACCGAATCCCTGTTGTCCGACCTGTTGGAACAGTCCCTTCAAAGCGAGGGTCCCGGACGCGTCCGCGTGGCCTGGACCGGGGGCAAGGATTCCACCGTGGCCCTGTTCATCTGGAAGATGCTGGTGGAGCACGCCGGTGCCGGTCCGGCGCGGGCTATTTCACTGGATACCGGGTGCAAGTTCCCGGAGGTCATGGCTTTTCGCGATCGCATGGCCGCGGAGTGGAATGTGGACCTGCTCATAGCACGGCCCGAGGTTCCTCTTGATGGGTATCCCCTGGCCGTTGATCCGCTGCGGTGTTGCCGCGAACTCAAGGTAGAGCCACTGAAAAAGGCGTTGCGGGCCACCGGGGCGACCTACCTTGTGAGCGGCATACGGCGGGACGAACATCCCGATCGCGCAGAACGGTCCGAGTTCGAGCCCAGAACAGACCCCGACCATATCATGGTCAACCCGCTGCTAGAATGGACAGAGACCGATATCTGGGCCTTCCACGCCCGTTTCGGACTGCCTCATTGCACATTGTACGATCAAGGGTATCGCTCCTTGGGGTGCCGCCCCTGCACCACGCTTCCGAACGGGCAGGGAGGGGAGCGTTCCGGCCGCTCCCGGGAAAAAGAATTGATCATGTCCGCTTTAACCGGACTCGGATACTTTTAA
- a CDS encoding pyridoxamine 5'-phosphate oxidase family protein, producing the protein MSKEKIRLIDDLITREETCVLATSDGIRPHCSLMYFFADHAAMKFYFFTPGSSTTCKNIREHPHVSLLIDRREKGVTLSIQGVHSPIKKRQTTEAITKLFLMKFPQMADLANQPDAMLIRVNGIEAALATGVEDVFSTKLKNS; encoded by the coding sequence ATGAGCAAGGAAAAAATACGTCTGATCGACGACCTCATCACCCGCGAGGAAACCTGCGTGCTGGCCACTTCGGACGGTATCCGTCCGCACTGCTCCCTCATGTACTTCTTCGCGGACCACGCGGCCATGAAATTCTACTTCTTCACCCCCGGCTCCTCGACGACCTGCAAGAACATACGGGAACACCCCCACGTGTCTCTGCTGATCGACCGCCGGGAGAAAGGAGTGACCCTGAGCATCCAGGGCGTCCACTCGCCCATCAAAAAGCGCCAGACCACCGAGGCCATCACCAAGCTCTTCCTGATGAAATTCCCGCAGATGGCCGATTTGGCGAACCAGCCCGATGCCATGCTCATCCGCGTCAACGGGATTGAAGCGGCACTGGCCACGGGAGTTGAAGACGTTTTCTCGACTAAACTGAAAAATTCTTAA
- a CDS encoding D-glycerate dehydrogenase, with product MNLPKVYVTRQIPKQGLDLLRQAAEVEVNPNDAPVPRKELLEIIKDCQGVIGLLTEKIDAEFFEAAPNLKGYANYAVGFDNIDVPEATRRGLPVTNTPDVLTNATAECAWSLLFSVARRVVEADKVMRSGSWSGWGPMQFIGCDVTGKTLGIIGAGRIGTAMARMSRGFDMPVLYTSSSGRRNETLDKELNARLVSFEELLEESDFISLHTPLTPGTKHLFDAEAFKRMKQTAYIINTARGPVIDEQALLEALKSGEIAGAGLDVYEKEPALTPGLAELDNVVLLPHIGSGTESARTDMSLMAARNMLAMLKGHKPETCLNPEIYED from the coding sequence ATGAACCTACCCAAAGTATACGTCACCCGGCAGATCCCCAAACAGGGACTCGACCTGCTCCGCCAGGCCGCCGAGGTGGAAGTGAACCCCAACGATGCACCCGTGCCCCGCAAGGAGCTGCTTGAGATCATCAAGGACTGCCAGGGCGTCATCGGCCTGCTGACCGAAAAGATCGACGCGGAATTCTTCGAAGCTGCCCCGAACCTCAAGGGGTACGCCAACTACGCCGTGGGCTTCGACAACATAGACGTGCCCGAAGCCACCCGGCGCGGGCTGCCCGTGACCAACACCCCGGACGTGTTGACCAACGCCACGGCCGAATGCGCCTGGTCCCTGCTCTTCAGCGTGGCCCGGCGGGTGGTGGAAGCGGACAAGGTCATGCGCTCGGGTTCCTGGTCCGGCTGGGGCCCCATGCAGTTCATCGGCTGCGACGTGACCGGCAAGACGCTGGGCATCATCGGCGCGGGCCGCATCGGCACCGCCATGGCCCGCATGAGCCGGGGCTTCGACATGCCCGTTTTGTATACCAGCTCCTCCGGCCGCAGGAACGAGACCCTGGACAAGGAATTGAACGCGCGGCTGGTCTCCTTCGAGGAACTGCTCGAAGAGTCCGACTTCATCTCCCTGCACACCCCGCTGACTCCCGGCACCAAGCATCTGTTCGATGCCGAGGCCTTCAAGCGCATGAAGCAGACCGCCTACATCATCAACACGGCACGCGGACCGGTCATCGACGAGCAGGCCCTGCTCGAAGCGCTCAAATCCGGCGAGATCGCGGGCGCGGGACTCGACGTTTACGAGAAGGAACCCGCCCTGACTCCGGGGCTCGCCGAGTTGGACAACGTGGTCCTGCTGCCGCATATCGGTTCTGGAACGGAATCCGCACGCACGGACATGTCCCTCATGGCCGCCCGCAACATGCTGGCCATGCTCAAGGGACATAAGCCCGAAACCTGCCTGAACCCTGAAATCTACGAAGATTAG
- a CDS encoding proton-conducting transporter membrane subunit encodes MSNLLVLLILLPAAAAMVCYFVRSTAVRKLTVLATGAILTLSALGLLSQGTFAPIEVGSFLGIGSDFLITVLDFVLLGVIYFYGYKHKSLLIQGFTLAQVVLLAWFEVFMVGHEAVPAMMGDQLSLIMVLVISIIGSLICIFALPYMKEHEEHLHLKKSRQPRFFFFMLIFLGAMNGLVLSNNILWMYFFFEATTFCSFMLIGHDATEIATKNSVRALWMNAMGGLAFVIGMMLVYSQAGTLNISAILAFGSTSAVMLTGLAFLCLAGFTKAAQVPFQSWLLGAMVAPTPVSALLHSSTMVKAGVFVVLRFAPAFAGTFLSTGVAVCGAFTFLACAALGVGQSNGKKILAYSTVANLGLIICCAGINTPLALTAAIILILFHAISKSLLFLCVGTIEQSIGSRDIEDMRGLYGTNPRTALITIVGILTMMLPPFGVLLGKWMAIEASADSNIFIVVMLALGSAMMVVYLARWAGSMMGTREPGAKAESQAALIRLPLMTLCLGAVVLSLASPWIYNSLLAPWIGSAPFVVGFGSLESAHGTFVVVPLFLVLGLGLLYAVKAASGYRKVKIVPPYVSGANSAAGDGAYVGPMNGDVPFVASNMYLGEMFAEPKLTPIFNALAVALIVLMLGGAL; translated from the coding sequence ATGTCAAATCTGTTAGTGCTTCTCATCCTGCTGCCGGCGGCAGCGGCGATGGTCTGCTATTTCGTTCGGTCAACGGCCGTTCGGAAGCTGACCGTGCTCGCCACTGGGGCCATCCTGACGCTTTCGGCGTTGGGATTGCTCTCGCAGGGGACGTTTGCGCCGATCGAGGTCGGCTCATTCCTGGGCATCGGCAGCGATTTCCTGATCACGGTTCTGGATTTCGTCCTGCTCGGCGTCATTTACTTTTACGGTTACAAACACAAGAGCCTGCTCATCCAGGGATTCACCCTGGCCCAGGTCGTCCTGCTCGCCTGGTTCGAGGTGTTCATGGTCGGCCATGAGGCGGTTCCGGCCATGATGGGCGACCAGCTCTCCCTGATCATGGTCCTGGTCATCTCGATCATCGGCTCCCTGATCTGCATCTTCGCGCTTCCCTACATGAAGGAGCACGAGGAGCACCTGCATCTGAAGAAATCCCGCCAGCCGAGATTCTTCTTCTTCATGCTCATCTTCCTGGGCGCCATGAACGGTCTTGTCCTGTCCAACAACATCTTGTGGATGTACTTCTTCTTCGAGGCGACCACCTTCTGTTCCTTCATGCTCATCGGGCACGACGCCACCGAGATCGCCACCAAGAACTCCGTCCGCGCCTTGTGGATGAACGCAATGGGCGGCCTGGCCTTCGTCATCGGCATGATGCTGGTCTACTCCCAGGCCGGCACCCTGAACATCAGCGCCATCCTGGCGTTCGGCTCCACCAGCGCGGTCATGCTCACCGGGCTGGCCTTCCTCTGTCTGGCCGGTTTCACCAAGGCCGCACAGGTTCCGTTCCAGTCCTGGCTGCTCGGCGCCATGGTCGCTCCGACCCCGGTGTCCGCGCTCCTGCACTCCTCGACCATGGTCAAGGCGGGCGTGTTCGTGGTCCTGCGGTTCGCCCCGGCCTTTGCCGGAACCTTCCTGTCCACGGGCGTGGCCGTCTGTGGCGCGTTTACCTTCCTGGCCTGTGCGGCACTCGGCGTCGGCCAGTCCAACGGTAAGAAAATCCTGGCTTACTCCACCGTGGCCAACCTTGGTCTGATCATCTGCTGCGCGGGCATCAACACCCCGCTGGCTCTGACCGCGGCGATCATCCTGATCCTCTTCCACGCCATCTCCAAGTCGCTGCTGTTCCTGTGCGTCGGCACCATCGAGCAGTCCATCGGCTCCCGTGACATCGAAGACATGCGCGGCCTGTACGGCACCAACCCCCGCACGGCTCTGATCACCATCGTGGGCATCCTGACCATGATGCTGCCGCCGTTCGGCGTCCTGCTCGGCAAGTGGATGGCCATCGAGGCTTCCGCCGATTCCAACATCTTCATCGTGGTCATGCTCGCTCTGGGTTCGGCCATGATGGTCGTGTACCTGGCCCGCTGGGCCGGTTCCATGATGGGCACCCGCGAACCGGGCGCCAAGGCCGAATCCCAGGCCGCGTTGATCCGGCTGCCGCTCATGACCCTGTGCCTCGGCGCGGTGGTCCTGTCCCTGGCCTCGCCGTGGATCTACAACTCCCTGCTGGCTCCCTGGATCGGCTCCGCGCCGTTCGTGGTCGGCTTCGGTTCCCTGGAATCCGCGCACGGCACCTTCGTGGTCGTGCCTCTGTTCCTGGTGCTGGGTCTGGGCCTGCTCTACGCGGTCAAGGCCGCCTCGGGCTACCGCAAGGTCAAGATCGTGCCGCCGTACGTGAGCGGAGCCAACTCCGCCGCCGGTGACGGCGCCTACGTCGGCCCCATGAACGGCGATGTCCCGTTCGTCGCCAGCAACATGTATCTGGGCGAGATGTTCGCTGAACCCAAGCTCACGCCCATCTTCAACGCACTGGCGGTCGCTCTGATCGTCCTCATGCTGGGAGGGGCGCTCTAA
- a CDS encoding complex I subunit 1 family protein, with translation METLILVIIGIVAAPIVGGLIAGLDRRVTAWFQSRQGPPIMQAFYDVAKLFGKEKMVVNQWQILCAWVYLIAAALSVALFFAQGDLLLVFFVQAIGAVFLVMGAMAAKSPFSQVGAQRELLQILAYEPILILVFVGFYMVTGSFSIHAIWAQDVPLLAKMPLLYLALGYALTIKLRKSPFDFSTSHHGHQELVKGVLTEYSGPYLGLIEIAHWYETILVLSLCALFWHTNVAWMALLLVATYMLEILVDNTMARMTWRWMLKRVWLLGVGMSVVNLIWLYAG, from the coding sequence ATGGAAACTCTCATTCTCGTCATCATCGGAATTGTGGCCGCGCCCATTGTGGGCGGTCTGATAGCCGGTCTGGACCGTCGGGTAACCGCCTGGTTCCAGTCCCGTCAGGGTCCTCCGATCATGCAGGCCTTCTATGACGTGGCCAAGCTCTTCGGCAAGGAGAAGATGGTCGTCAACCAGTGGCAGATCCTCTGTGCCTGGGTGTACCTCATCGCCGCGGCCCTGTCCGTGGCCCTGTTCTTCGCCCAGGGCGATCTGCTGCTCGTCTTCTTCGTGCAGGCCATCGGCGCGGTCTTCCTGGTCATGGGCGCCATGGCCGCCAAGTCCCCGTTCTCCCAGGTGGGCGCGCAGCGCGAGCTGCTGCAGATTCTGGCCTACGAGCCGATCCTCATCCTGGTCTTCGTGGGCTTCTACATGGTTACCGGCAGCTTCTCCATCCACGCCATCTGGGCGCAGGACGTTCCGCTGCTGGCCAAGATGCCGCTGTTGTATCTGGCTCTGGGCTACGCCCTGACCATCAAGCTGCGGAAGTCCCCGTTCGACTTCTCGACCTCCCACCACGGACACCAGGAACTGGTCAAGGGTGTGCTCACCGAGTACTCCGGTCCCTACCTGGGCCTGATCGAGATCGCCCACTGGTACGAGACCATCCTGGTCCTGTCCCTGTGCGCGCTCTTCTGGCACACCAACGTGGCCTGGATGGCGCTGCTGCTCGTGGCCACCTATATGCTCGAAATCCTGGTGGACAACACCATGGCGCGCATGACCTGGCGCTGGATGCTCAAGCGCGTCTGGCTGCTCGGCGTGGGTATGTCCGTAGTTAACCTCATCTGGCTGTACGCGGGGTAA
- a CDS encoding DUF4147 domain-containing protein, with product MTAYAEKKARLLRIVDGALQAVAPDPALRAAVKREGNTLAVDGREYDLNNYDRVLLLGAGKASAAMAATMEDILGDRLHSGLVATKYGHGLPLARTEVMESGHPVPDEAGVLAADALLERAADAGERDLVLFLLSGGASALVPSPLESVSLADKQEATRRLLKCGAAIGEINAIRKHLSRFKGGHLAETLAPATVATLIISDVVGDRLDVIGSGPTAPDDSTFLDCQAILDKYRLCNSMPDSVVRAVADGCGGRSSETRKAGDPCFTRVRNTIVAGNAMAVHGAAGAARDLGYTPVVVDLAMEGEARDRAAQLIRLAGKYSLGGGETKPPVCLLAGGETTVTIKGSGKGGRNQEWALAAALEMTALGDESERLSAMSLGTDGTDGPTDAAGGMAFPDTAAGERSEAAGRALADNDAYHFLDGVGTLLKTGPTRTNVMDVAAVLVDPA from the coding sequence ATGACCGCTTACGCCGAGAAAAAGGCCCGCCTGCTGCGCATCGTCGACGGTGCGCTTCAGGCCGTGGCCCCGGATCCCGCCCTGAGGGCGGCCGTGAAACGAGAAGGGAACACCCTGGCCGTGGACGGCCGGGAATACGATCTGAACAACTACGACCGGGTGCTCCTGCTCGGCGCAGGCAAGGCCTCGGCGGCCATGGCCGCGACCATGGAGGACATCCTGGGCGATCGGCTGCACAGCGGGCTGGTGGCCACCAAATACGGTCACGGTCTGCCCCTGGCGAGGACCGAGGTCATGGAATCCGGCCACCCCGTGCCGGACGAGGCCGGAGTGCTCGCCGCCGACGCGCTGCTCGAACGGGCCGCCGACGCCGGAGAACGGGACCTGGTCCTTTTCCTTCTCTCGGGCGGGGCCAGTGCGCTGGTGCCCTCCCCCCTTGAGTCGGTTTCCCTGGCCGACAAGCAGGAGGCCACGCGCAGACTGCTGAAATGTGGCGCGGCCATCGGCGAAATCAACGCCATCCGCAAGCATCTCTCACGGTTCAAGGGCGGGCATCTTGCCGAAACCCTGGCCCCAGCCACCGTGGCCACCCTGATCATCTCGGACGTGGTCGGCGACCGGCTGGACGTCATCGGCTCCGGCCCCACCGCGCCCGACGACTCCACCTTCCTCGACTGCCAGGCCATCCTGGACAAGTACCGGCTGTGCAACAGCATGCCGGACAGCGTGGTCCGCGCCGTGGCCGACGGCTGCGGCGGACGTTCTTCCGAGACCCGCAAGGCCGGTGACCCATGCTTTACGCGGGTACGCAACACCATCGTGGCCGGCAACGCTATGGCCGTTCACGGCGCGGCCGGTGCCGCCCGCGACCTGGGCTACACCCCTGTCGTGGTCGATCTGGCCATGGAAGGCGAAGCCCGCGACCGGGCCGCCCAGCTTATCCGGCTGGCAGGAAAATACAGCCTGGGCGGTGGGGAGACCAAACCGCCCGTCTGCCTCCTCGCCGGTGGTGAGACCACGGTGACCATCAAGGGCAGCGGCAAGGGCGGACGCAACCAGGAATGGGCCTTGGCCGCCGCGCTGGAGATGACCGCACTGGGTGACGAAAGCGAACGGCTCTCGGCCATGAGCCTGGGTACGGACGGCACGGACGGTCCCACGGATGCGGCCGGAGGCATGGCCTTTCCGGACACCGCCGCCGGTGAACGCTCTGAGGCCGCGGGACGCGCCCTGGCCGACAACGACGCCTACCATTTCCTGGACGGTGTGGGGACGCTGCTCAAGACCGGCCCCACCCGGACCAACGTCATGGATGTGGCCGCCGTGCTGGTGGACCCGGCCTAA
- a CDS encoding M14/M99 family metallopeptidase encodes MSFLPRRIPSITFWLLSLILCTAASPALAGSWEHSFFAGTQYPLRVVFLQGEQPGPTVMVQGGIQGDESSGYITAQLLSKGKVLRGNLIVLPRANVPSINLCKRQINVDMNRRFDQNYNRFYEDRVARVIRFLLNQADAFIHLHEGSGFYNPTYVDNLRNPKRYGQSIIVDTLVYKQIDLARTVNTVLDELNDHIGMSDYKFRLFNTKTFDQGTDYPEMRKSLTCYALAEHNIPAMAVEVSKSIRQIAWKVRQQLTATRMLLHRFGVEVTPPDFTDEDVQAYARTGIKVTVNGRTLGSDGVINLAPGTTLAVKSVSSGPSEFSPELALFASDRPGVNLINARRMVLEPFSELELRSDGSKVAETKIRWTGKLPNAPGDDTPVFVCWLNGNPVFVRDGETLSTVLGDQLILEGMWGSDLKEVINLKGFVAIPWANNGQDLGWEIILDPDNFLSHYALESDHPGATRFRVVRETPGAPQASFYVDIRPRTVLALRLGDKHGQNLLIPWTSGGSYRLPEGEYVFKSAWSNGPDDKLVATAEDRPIDEGQSFKVDYASPVKLTVRQATTFGDIGTMTFTAGGLASR; translated from the coding sequence ATGTCATTTTTGCCGAGACGTATCCCTTCTATCACATTCTGGCTTCTTAGCCTGATTCTTTGCACCGCAGCTTCCCCCGCCCTTGCAGGGTCGTGGGAGCATTCCTTTTTCGCGGGCACCCAATATCCGCTCCGGGTCGTCTTTCTGCAGGGCGAACAGCCCGGCCCCACCGTCATGGTGCAGGGCGGCATCCAGGGCGACGAGTCCTCGGGCTACATCACGGCCCAGCTGCTTTCCAAGGGCAAGGTCCTGCGGGGCAATCTGATCGTTCTGCCGCGCGCCAACGTGCCGTCCATCAATCTGTGCAAACGCCAGATTAACGTGGACATGAACCGGCGTTTCGACCAGAACTACAACCGGTTCTATGAAGACCGCGTGGCCCGGGTCATCCGCTTCCTGCTCAACCAGGCCGACGCCTTTATCCACCTGCACGAGGGCAGCGGGTTCTACAACCCGACCTACGTGGACAACCTGCGCAATCCCAAGCGGTACGGCCAATCCATTATCGTTGATACCCTGGTCTACAAACAAATAGACCTGGCCCGGACCGTGAACACGGTGCTGGACGAGTTGAACGACCACATCGGCATGAGCGATTACAAGTTCCGTCTGTTCAACACAAAAACCTTCGACCAGGGGACCGATTATCCGGAGATGCGCAAGTCCCTGACCTGCTACGCCCTGGCCGAACACAACATCCCGGCCATGGCCGTCGAGGTCTCCAAGTCCATCCGCCAGATCGCCTGGAAGGTCCGCCAGCAATTGACCGCCACGCGCATGCTTCTGCACCGTTTCGGAGTGGAGGTCACTCCGCCCGATTTTACGGATGAGGACGTCCAGGCCTACGCCCGCACCGGGATCAAGGTCACGGTCAATGGCCGAACTCTGGGCAGCGACGGGGTCATCAATCTGGCTCCGGGAACGACCCTGGCGGTCAAGTCGGTATCTTCCGGGCCGAGTGAATTTTCACCAGAGCTGGCCCTGTTCGCCTCGGATCGCCCCGGCGTGAACCTGATCAACGCCCGGCGCATGGTTCTTGAGCCGTTCTCGGAACTGGAACTGCGTTCGGACGGCAGCAAGGTGGCCGAGACCAAGATCCGCTGGACCGGCAAGCTGCCCAACGCCCCGGGTGATGATACCCCGGTGTTCGTCTGCTGGCTCAACGGCAACCCGGTCTTCGTGCGCGACGGCGAGACGCTGAGCACGGTGCTGGGCGACCAGCTCATTCTTGAGGGCATGTGGGGCAGCGATCTCAAGGAAGTGATCAATCTCAAGGGCTTCGTCGCCATTCCCTGGGCCAACAACGGCCAGGATCTGGGTTGGGAGATCATCCTCGACCCGGACAATTTCCTGTCCCACTACGCGCTTGAATCCGACCACCCCGGTGCTACGCGCTTCCGGGTGGTCCGCGAGACGCCGGGCGCGCCCCAGGCGAGTTTTTACGTGGATATTCGGCCGCGAACTGTCCTGGCTCTGCGCCTGGGCGACAAGCACGGCCAGAACCTGCTCATTCCCTGGACCTCCGGCGGGAGCTACCGTCTGCCTGAAGGCGAGTACGTGTTCAAGTCCGCCTGGAGCAACGGTCCGGACGACAAGCTGGTGGCCACGGCAGAGGACAGGCCCATAGACGAGGGCCAGTCTTTCAAGGTGGACTATGCCTCGCCGGTCAAGCTGACCGTGCGACAGGCGACGACCTTCGGCGACATCGGGACCATGACCTTCACGGCAGGCGGATTGGCCAGCCGGTAA